In Monodelphis domestica isolate mMonDom1 chromosome 4, mMonDom1.pri, whole genome shotgun sequence, one DNA window encodes the following:
- the LOC103096133 gene encoding zinc finger protein 420-like isoform X1: protein MWELWASGALPDFFLVPQLRAPREQPEEGGAMASVLLAAPAQKSLTFKDVAVDFTKEEWRQLNPSQRDMYRDVMLENYKNLVFLGLLGSQPDVISQLEKGEVPWMPEGEISRNPSLDSIIQNTRHKATESVPKSAVSLGESSKELLKKDRSCIAILGDDWECDVRSQRQKGNQQRKSKKLTVTHESNIFGENVSLNLLPIPQQGAPTGKSLHGYGGNAKTSKQYPNIIKGHKISGKKLSKSIKYRKSFSYHSDLIQYHRKLTGKKTCECSECGKAFSTRSSLKGHLRLHTGERPFVCSECGKAFIQRAKLNVHKRIHTGEKPFVCQECGKAFRYSISLTEHKRIHTGEKPFECKECGKVFRQSSALRRHQIIHTGEKPFVCNLCGKAFIESGKLTAHKRIHTGEKPFHCKECGKTFSYISSLRDHCRFHTGENRHECNECGKSFSRSTSLKGHQKIHTGEKPYVCNECGKAFIEKVRLTEHKRIHTGEKPFECNECGKAFSHSSSLRYHRRLHTGEKRYKCNECGKCFSASSTLRKHQRTHTGEKPFACTECGKAFIERGRLTEHMRIHTGEKPFECNECGKAFSYTTSLTEHQRIHTGEKPFECSECGKAFSQSSTLRTHQLTHTGEKSFECNECKKAFSSRSSLKLHWRIHTGEKKFECSECGKSFIRSSSLMKHQRIHTGEKPFACSECGKAFIERGRLNEHMRIHTGEKPFECHECGKAFSYIASLTEHKRIHTGEKPLECNVCGKAFRHRIGLTAHKRIHTEEKPFECKECGKAFSNSSNLMMHWRLHTGEKPFKCNECGKAFSNSSNLRTHQRLHTGEKPFDCNQCGKAFREKRQLTLHKRIHTGEKPYECNECGKAFSYPTSLTEHKRIHTGEKPLECNECGKTFSHSSSFRNHKKCHTKE from the exons ATGTGGGAGCTTTGGGCCTCGGGGGctcttcctgacttctttctcGTCCCCCAGCTTAGGGCGCCCCGAGAACAGCCTGAGGAGGGAGGAGCGATGGCGTCGGTGCTCCTGGCAGCCCCGGCCCAG AAATCTttgacattcaaggatgtggctgtggacttcaccaaGGAGGAGTGGAGGCAACTGAACCCTTCTCAGAGAGATATGTATAGGGATGTGATGCTGGAGAACTATAAGAACCTAGTCTTTCTGG GGCTTTTAGGTTCTCAACCAGATGTGATCTCCCAGTTGGAGAAAGGTGAAGTGCCCTGGATGCCTGAGGGAGAAATATCAAGAAATCCTTCTCTAG attCTATAATTCAGAATACTAGGCATAAAGCCACAGAATCAGTTCCGAAGTCTGCCGTTTCTCTGGGAGAATCATCCAAAGAATTACTCAAAAAGGATAGATCTTGTATTGCCATATTGGGAGATGACTGGGAATGTGATGTCAGGTCACAGAGGCAGAAGGGTAACCAAcagagaaaatctaaaaaattgACAGTCACCCATGAAAGCaatatatttggggaaaatgtcAGTTTGAATTTATTACCTATTCCACAGCAGGGAGCTCCTACAGGGAAAAGTCTCCATGGGTATGGAGGAAATGCAAAGACATCCAAGCAATATCCAAACATTATTAAGGGTCACAAAATCTCTGGAAAGAAactttctaaatcaattaaatacagGAAATCTTTCAGTTACCATTCAGATCTTATTCAGTATCATAGAAAACTTACTGGGAAAAAGACATGTGAATGTAGTgagtgtgggaaagcctttagcACCAGGTCATCACTTAAAGGACATCTGAGACTTCATACTGGAGAGAGACCCTTTGTGTGCAGCgagtgtgggaaagccttcattcAGAGGGCAAAACTGAATGTACATAAGAGAATTCATACCGGAGAGAAACCCTTTGTATGTCaagagtgtggaaaggctttcagataTTCAATAAGTCTTACTGAACATAAGAGAATTCACACAGGAGAGAAACCATttgaatgtaaagaatgtgggaaaGTCTTCAGGCAGAGCTCAGCACTTAGGAGGCATCAGATAATTCATACTGGGGAAAAACCTTTTGTGTGTAATCTTTGTGGAAAAGCCTTCATAGAGAGTGGAAAACTTACTGCACATAAGAGAATTCACACAGGTGAGAAACCTTTTCATTGTAAAGAATGTGGGAAGACCTTTAGCTATATCTCATCCCTTAGAGATCATTGTAGGTTTCATACTGGAGAAAACcgacatgaatgtaatgaatgtggcaaaTCTTTCAGTAGAAGCACATCACTTAAAGGCCACCAAAAAATTCATACAGGTGAGAAACCCTATGTGTGCAATGAGTGTGGGAAAGCTTTCATAGAGAAAGTAAGACTTACTGAACataaaagaattcatactggggagaaaccttttgaatgtaatgaatgtggaaaagctttcagtcACAGTTCGTCCCTTAGATATCATCGGAGacttcatactggagaaaaacgatacaaatgcaatgaatgtgggaaatgTTTCAGTGCAAGTTCAACACTTAGAAAGcatcagagaactcatactggagagaaaccctttgcCTGTACAGAGTGCGGGAAAGCCTTCATAGAGCGAGGGAGACTTACAGAACATATgaggattcatactggagagaaaccctttgaatgtaatgaatgtggaaaggcctttagCTATACTACTAGTCttactgaacatcagagaattcatacaggagagaaaccttttgaatgtagtgaatgtgggaaagcttttagCCAAAGCTCAACACTTAGGACACATCAATTAACACATACTGGTGAGAAGtcctttgaatgtaatgaatgtaagAAAGCCTTCAGTAGCCGTTCATCCTTGAAGCTTCATTGGagaattcatacaggagagaaaaagTTTGAATGTAGTGAATGTGGAAAATCCTTCATCAGAAGCTCATCTCTTATGAAACACCAGAGgattcacactggagaaaaaccatttgcatgcagtgaatgtgggaaagcctttataGAAAGAGGAAGACTTAATGAACATatgagaattcatactggagagaaaccctttgaatgtcatgaatgtggaaaagcctttagcTACATAGCAAGTCTTACTGAACataagagaattcatactggagagaagcccctTGAATGTAATGTGTGTGGAAAAGCCTTCCGCCACAGGATAGGTCTTACAGCTCATAAGAGAATTCACACAGAAGAAAAGCCTTttgaatgtaaagaatgtgggaaagccttcagtaACAGTTCAAATCTTATGATGCATTGGAGActtcatacaggagagaaaccctttaaatgcaatgaatgtggaaaagcgtTCAGCAATAGCTCAAATCTTAGGACACATCAAAGacttcatactggagagaaaccctttgatTGCAATcagtgtgggaaagcctttagaGAAAAGAGACAACTTACTCTACACAagaggattcatactggagagaaaccttatgaatgtaatgaatgtggaaaagccttcagtTATCCAACAAGTCTTACTGAACATAagaggattcatactggagagaaacccttagaatgtaatgaatgtgggaaaaccttCAGTCACAGTTCATCTTTTAGGAATCATAAGAAATGTCATACTAAAGAATAa
- the LOC103096133 gene encoding zinc finger protein 420-like isoform X2, translating to MASVLLAAPAQKSLTFKDVAVDFTKEEWRQLNPSQRDMYRDVMLENYKNLVFLGLLGSQPDVISQLEKGEVPWMPEGEISRNPSLDSIIQNTRHKATESVPKSAVSLGESSKELLKKDRSCIAILGDDWECDVRSQRQKGNQQRKSKKLTVTHESNIFGENVSLNLLPIPQQGAPTGKSLHGYGGNAKTSKQYPNIIKGHKISGKKLSKSIKYRKSFSYHSDLIQYHRKLTGKKTCECSECGKAFSTRSSLKGHLRLHTGERPFVCSECGKAFIQRAKLNVHKRIHTGEKPFVCQECGKAFRYSISLTEHKRIHTGEKPFECKECGKVFRQSSALRRHQIIHTGEKPFVCNLCGKAFIESGKLTAHKRIHTGEKPFHCKECGKTFSYISSLRDHCRFHTGENRHECNECGKSFSRSTSLKGHQKIHTGEKPYVCNECGKAFIEKVRLTEHKRIHTGEKPFECNECGKAFSHSSSLRYHRRLHTGEKRYKCNECGKCFSASSTLRKHQRTHTGEKPFACTECGKAFIERGRLTEHMRIHTGEKPFECNECGKAFSYTTSLTEHQRIHTGEKPFECSECGKAFSQSSTLRTHQLTHTGEKSFECNECKKAFSSRSSLKLHWRIHTGEKKFECSECGKSFIRSSSLMKHQRIHTGEKPFACSECGKAFIERGRLNEHMRIHTGEKPFECHECGKAFSYIASLTEHKRIHTGEKPLECNVCGKAFRHRIGLTAHKRIHTEEKPFECKECGKAFSNSSNLMMHWRLHTGEKPFKCNECGKAFSNSSNLRTHQRLHTGEKPFDCNQCGKAFREKRQLTLHKRIHTGEKPYECNECGKAFSYPTSLTEHKRIHTGEKPLECNECGKTFSHSSSFRNHKKCHTKE from the exons ATGGCGTCGGTGCTCCTGGCAGCCCCGGCCCAG AAATCTttgacattcaaggatgtggctgtggacttcaccaaGGAGGAGTGGAGGCAACTGAACCCTTCTCAGAGAGATATGTATAGGGATGTGATGCTGGAGAACTATAAGAACCTAGTCTTTCTGG GGCTTTTAGGTTCTCAACCAGATGTGATCTCCCAGTTGGAGAAAGGTGAAGTGCCCTGGATGCCTGAGGGAGAAATATCAAGAAATCCTTCTCTAG attCTATAATTCAGAATACTAGGCATAAAGCCACAGAATCAGTTCCGAAGTCTGCCGTTTCTCTGGGAGAATCATCCAAAGAATTACTCAAAAAGGATAGATCTTGTATTGCCATATTGGGAGATGACTGGGAATGTGATGTCAGGTCACAGAGGCAGAAGGGTAACCAAcagagaaaatctaaaaaattgACAGTCACCCATGAAAGCaatatatttggggaaaatgtcAGTTTGAATTTATTACCTATTCCACAGCAGGGAGCTCCTACAGGGAAAAGTCTCCATGGGTATGGAGGAAATGCAAAGACATCCAAGCAATATCCAAACATTATTAAGGGTCACAAAATCTCTGGAAAGAAactttctaaatcaattaaatacagGAAATCTTTCAGTTACCATTCAGATCTTATTCAGTATCATAGAAAACTTACTGGGAAAAAGACATGTGAATGTAGTgagtgtgggaaagcctttagcACCAGGTCATCACTTAAAGGACATCTGAGACTTCATACTGGAGAGAGACCCTTTGTGTGCAGCgagtgtgggaaagccttcattcAGAGGGCAAAACTGAATGTACATAAGAGAATTCATACCGGAGAGAAACCCTTTGTATGTCaagagtgtggaaaggctttcagataTTCAATAAGTCTTACTGAACATAAGAGAATTCACACAGGAGAGAAACCATttgaatgtaaagaatgtgggaaaGTCTTCAGGCAGAGCTCAGCACTTAGGAGGCATCAGATAATTCATACTGGGGAAAAACCTTTTGTGTGTAATCTTTGTGGAAAAGCCTTCATAGAGAGTGGAAAACTTACTGCACATAAGAGAATTCACACAGGTGAGAAACCTTTTCATTGTAAAGAATGTGGGAAGACCTTTAGCTATATCTCATCCCTTAGAGATCATTGTAGGTTTCATACTGGAGAAAACcgacatgaatgtaatgaatgtggcaaaTCTTTCAGTAGAAGCACATCACTTAAAGGCCACCAAAAAATTCATACAGGTGAGAAACCCTATGTGTGCAATGAGTGTGGGAAAGCTTTCATAGAGAAAGTAAGACTTACTGAACataaaagaattcatactggggagaaaccttttgaatgtaatgaatgtggaaaagctttcagtcACAGTTCGTCCCTTAGATATCATCGGAGacttcatactggagaaaaacgatacaaatgcaatgaatgtgggaaatgTTTCAGTGCAAGTTCAACACTTAGAAAGcatcagagaactcatactggagagaaaccctttgcCTGTACAGAGTGCGGGAAAGCCTTCATAGAGCGAGGGAGACTTACAGAACATATgaggattcatactggagagaaaccctttgaatgtaatgaatgtggaaaggcctttagCTATACTACTAGTCttactgaacatcagagaattcatacaggagagaaaccttttgaatgtagtgaatgtgggaaagcttttagCCAAAGCTCAACACTTAGGACACATCAATTAACACATACTGGTGAGAAGtcctttgaatgtaatgaatgtaagAAAGCCTTCAGTAGCCGTTCATCCTTGAAGCTTCATTGGagaattcatacaggagagaaaaagTTTGAATGTAGTGAATGTGGAAAATCCTTCATCAGAAGCTCATCTCTTATGAAACACCAGAGgattcacactggagaaaaaccatttgcatgcagtgaatgtgggaaagcctttataGAAAGAGGAAGACTTAATGAACATatgagaattcatactggagagaaaccctttgaatgtcatgaatgtggaaaagcctttagcTACATAGCAAGTCTTACTGAACataagagaattcatactggagagaagcccctTGAATGTAATGTGTGTGGAAAAGCCTTCCGCCACAGGATAGGTCTTACAGCTCATAAGAGAATTCACACAGAAGAAAAGCCTTttgaatgtaaagaatgtgggaaagccttcagtaACAGTTCAAATCTTATGATGCATTGGAGActtcatacaggagagaaaccctttaaatgcaatgaatgtggaaaagcgtTCAGCAATAGCTCAAATCTTAGGACACATCAAAGacttcatactggagagaaaccctttgatTGCAATcagtgtgggaaagcctttagaGAAAAGAGACAACTTACTCTACACAagaggattcatactggagagaaaccttatgaatgtaatgaatgtggaaaagccttcagtTATCCAACAAGTCTTACTGAACATAagaggattcatactggagagaaacccttagaatgtaatgaatgtgggaaaaccttCAGTCACAGTTCATCTTTTAGGAATCATAAGAAATGTCATACTAAAGAATAa